CTTCCACTGCGACATCACGGACGCGGCCAACTACGGCGGGCGCAACGTGCTCGTCGTGCGGGTGGACGCGACGGCGTTCGAGGGCTGGTGGTACGAGGGCGGGGGCATCTACCGGCATGTGTGGCTCAGCAAGATGGCGCCCGTGCACGTCGGCCACTGGGGCGTGTTCGCCTCGCCGGCGCTGAACGACGACTTCTCCATAGCCCGGGTGGACCTGACGACGACTGTCGTCAACGACGGCCCGACTGACAGTGTGGCGACTATCACCTCCACGATCATCGCCCCGAACGGGCAGGCAGTCGGCGCGGCTACGGTCGAGCAGGCGCTGCCGGCCGGCACGAGTGCCGAGGTGCCCCAGGCCGTCAACGTCGCCGCGCCCGTGCTGTGGGACCTCACCAACCCGGCGCTGTATCGCGTGGAAACGACTGTCGCGACCGGTGGCCTGTGCGATGCGGTCAGCACGCCCTTCGGCATCCGCCACCTCCGCTTCGACCCCGAACAGGGCTTCATGCTCAACGGCCGCGTGGTGAAGCTGCAGGGGACGTGCAACCACCAGGACCATGCCGGCGTGGGCATCGCCGTGCCGGACGCCGTGCAGCGCTACCGCGTCCAGCGGCTGCAGGCGATGGGCAGCAACGCCTACCGCTGCGCCCACAACCCGCCGGCCGCCGAGTTGCTCGACGCCTGCGACGAGCTGGGGATGCTGGTGATGGACGAGAGCCGGCATCTGTCCAGCGCGCCGTGGAACATGGCCGACCTGGAGAGCATGATCCGCCGCGACCGCAACCACCCCTGCATCATCATGTGGAGCATGGCCAACGAGGAGCCCGCCCAGAGCACCGAGGAGGGCACGCGCATCGTCCGTAGCATGATCGCGCGCACCAAGCGACTCGACCCCACGCGCCCGACCATCACCGCCATGCACGGCAACTGGGGCGGGCCGTTCTCGCTGGCGCACGACCTACAGGGCTGCAACTACAGCTTCGGCAACTTCGACGAATACCACCAGTCGCACCCCGAGCACCCGATCCTGGGCAGCGAGCAGTCCAGCGCCCTGACCACCCGCGGCATCTACCAGACCGACGCGGCGCAGGGCGTCATGAGCGCCTATGATGTGAATGCCCCCGGCTGGGGCGCCACGGCCGAGGCCGCCTGGAAGCCCATCGCCGACCGGTCCTTCATGGCGGGCACGTTCATCTGGACGGGCTTTGACTACCGCGGTGAGCCGACGCCGTACGAGTGGCCATGCATCAGCTCCCACTTCGGCATCATGGACACCTGCGGCTACCCCAAGGACAACTTCTACTACTACCGCGCCCGCTGGTCCGGTGAGGTCGTGCTGCACCTGCTGCCCCACTGGAACTGGCCGGGCCGCGAGGGCGAGACGATCCCCGTCTGGGCGCACACGAACTGCGAGGAAGTGGAGCTGTTCCTGAACGGGGAGAGCCTCGGCCGCCGCAAGCTGGTGCCCAACAGCCACCTGGAGTGGGACGTGCCCTATGAGCCGGGCGTGCTGCGGGCGACGGGTATCCAGGGCGGCGCGGAGATCGCGACCGCGACCGTCGAGACAACGGGTCCGGCGCACGAGTTGCGTCTGACGCCCCACCTGCCGTCCGTCGCCGCCGACGGTGAGGACGTATGCGTCATCACCTGCTCGGTCCACGACGCCGAGGGCCGCGTGATGCCGGTTGCCGATGACCACGTCACCTTCAGCGTGAGTGACAGCGCCACCATCCTCGGTGTCGGCAACGGCGACCCGACCTCCAAGGAAGATGACCGCGCGAACCACCGCCGGGCCTTCAACGGCCTGTGCCAGGTGCTCGTGCAGTCCAAGCGCGAGGCGGCCGCAACCATCACCGTGACGGCGACCGCGCCGGGGTTATTGCCGGCGACGCTACAGATCGAGGCCAGGGCGGTGACGCCCAGACCGTACGTGCCGTAAGGCGCCACTCCCCGGTACGCCCGACACTCTGGTCGGGCGCATGACACGCCGGTACGCCCGACACTCTTGTCGGGCGCATGACACCCATCTCGCCCGACAGGAGTGTCGGGCGTACCATCCCCGCCGGGCACGGAAGGTGGTCCTATGCGCACGGCACCACTCGCTCTGTTCCTCCTGGCCTCCGCCGCGCTGGCCCAGGCGCCGGCGCCAATCAGGATCGCTGACACCGACGCGATCCCGTTCAACCAGCGACACGAAACGAAGGTCAGCCTCCCTGCCGTGCCTGCCGGGTACCGGGTGCTGCTGCATTTCCTGGGCCGCATCCAGAACGAGCGCCCCGCCGGCTCGGCGAACATGATCCGCACGGTGTTCAACGGCAAGCTGCTCGGCCGCGACCGCCTGGCGAACAAGGACAACGAGCTGCAGATGGCCAATGGCACCATGGGCCACTGGTTCGACGGCTCAGCCTGGCGGCTGCTGTACAGCCCCGACTTCACCCAGTGCGACGGCCCCTCGGACACCTTCTACGCCATTCTCACCGGCAAGGCCTACGAGTTCGAGCTCGACCTCACCGACCTCGTCCAGCCGGGCGAGAACACCCTCCTGCTGCAGCACGCGTGGCAAACGCAGTTCGCCGACGTGGTGCTCAAGGACGTGTCCATCGTCTTCCGCAAGCCCGAGGAGCTGTACAGCAAGCCGGGCGTGAAGCCGGTGGCCCCGACGGGCCCGCTGCCCACCATCGCGCCCCGAGCCCCACAGCCAGTCAACCCGCGCGTCTCCCTCGGCCCCGGTGGCGGCATCATCGTCAGCGCGGGTGGGCAGACGTACCGGGTCGAGAGTGACCTCACCTACCCCGGGGGGCACAACGCCATGGCACGTGCAAGTGGGGACGCGCCGGGCCATGCGAGTTGGCGGACGAGTGTGGTGGACGCCACCCACGCCCGCGCGGCGTGCCAGTGGTATGAGGTCCAGCGCGCGGTCCAGGCCGGCCCGTCGTGCGTGGATGTCAGCGACACCATCGCCAACCTGACCGATCAGGATATCGGCCTCATCATCCAGCACACCGTCCAGTTCGTCCCGGCGAAGGCCCGGGAGTTCCGCGTCGGCGGCCTGAAGCCCGTGCTGAGCAAGTACCGTGGCGGCGGCGGGGGCAACCCCACGACCTTTGTGGACCTCGGCAACCACTCCGTGGCCCTGATGCCCCGCGACGACATCTTCCGCGTGCACTGTGTCAACTTCTACGAACCCGGCCGCCTCGGCATCGAGGAGCACTACTTCGCCCTGCCGCCCCGGGGCTCGTACACCCTCCGCTGGTCCGTCTTCCCCGGCGCAACGGGCAGCTACTGGGACTTCATCAACACCGCCCGCCGCGTGCTGGACGTGAACTTCACCCTCGACGGCTGCTTCGGCTTCTCGCACTGGGCGCTGTTCATGAAGGGCATCACCCCCGAGGCCGCCGGCGAGTGGTGCCGCAACCGCAGTCTCAAGTACGTCAGCAACGTGAACGCCTCGGACCTGGGCCTGTATGTGCAGGGCACCCACAACTTCATGCCGCAGGTACGCAAGCAGCTCGAAGAGATCCGCGACATCAGCAACACCATCAAGCAGGGCTGCCCGGGCAGCAAGAGCATGAACTACTTCCACTGCTACATCAGCAGCGAGCCGGGCGCGGCGGCGCAGTACCCCGACTCCATCGCTCGCGACGCTGGCGGCAAGCAGCTCGATTACACCGATCCCCGCTACCCGATCTTCGTCCCCACGCTGACGAACTCGTACGGCAAGGCGATGGAGAAGCTGCTGAGCCTCTGGCTCGATGACCTCAAGTTCGACGGCATCTACTGGGACGAGTTCGCGTACTCCAAGAGCCAACTCCTGTACGACTGGCCGGAGTGGGACGGCCACAGCGCGCTCATCAACGAGGCGACCGGCGAGATCGCGAGAAGGGTCTCCTTCCAGACGCTGATCTCGCAGCCGTGGCGCCTGGCGATGGTCAAGCGCCTCCTGGACCGTGGGGCCCCGCTCATCGCCAACGGCGAGCCGCTGACCGAAACCGAGATGCAGGTCCACTTCCCGCACTTCGTGGAGACCGGCAATCAGGCGGCGCTGTACGACACGCACCTGTTCAGCCCCGTGGGCCTCAGCGACAGCATGACCGAGCAGAAGCCCGAGGACTTCGCCCGCAACATGCGCAAGCACCTGGACTACGGCTGCGTCTATTACTACTACCACTTCAACCCGCCCATGCCACACCCGATGCTGACGGCGTACATGTACCCGATCACGCCGGTGGAGTTGCACGAGGGGTACATCATCGGCAAGGAGCGCCTCCTCACCAACCGCGCCGGGGTCTACGGCTGGGGCGACAGGAGCAAGCACGAGGTGCACGTCTTTGACGAAAAGGGCGACCCGGTCCCGCGGTTCGCCGCCCCGGCCCTGACGAAGAACGGGGCGGCATGGACGGAGCTACGGCTGCCGGAGGGCTACACGGCGGCGATTGTGAGGAAGTAGTAACCGGCCACATGGTGCAGAAGCAAGGGCAGCAGGTGCAAGTGGACGATCTGGTCAAGCGAGGAAGAGGTATTCCACATAGACTGAATCCTCGTCTCAGACAGCTCGGTCAAGTTCACTTGCGGTCGTTCGACGTGGCGCGAGCACGCCTGGAAAGGGAAGGGGAGCCCCATGCCAACTGCGGAGCAGACGGTCCCGATGAGACGCCGCATCAGCTGGGTCATGGTCGTCGGTGTGGTGGTCGTCGTAGCTGTAGTGATTGGCGCGGTCGTGTTTGTTCCAGGATGGCGTGACGATCGGGCCTTTGCGGCGGCCCAGGGAACTCAGGCAGCAGGCGACCCGGCCCGTGCCGCTGAGGCCTACCAACAGTACCTCAGACGGTTCCCTGCCCCAAAGGGACGTCACTTCGGCGAGGCGGAGGCGGCGTTGGAGAGTATGAAGGAGGAGAAGGCCCGCGAGGCCCATGAAGCGGCAACGGCGGCGGTACGAGGTAGTCTTAGGAGCGGCCTCTCCGTCGTCCTTTCTTCACACGACTACGAGGGGGTACGATCACAACTACGCGAGAAGGTCAGACAGAGCCCGGGTGACCTGGCGTCCCTGCTGCAGCT
This genomic interval from bacterium contains the following:
- a CDS encoding DUF4982 domain-containing protein yields the protein MNNLRTRLLMDPGWRFQLGDLQTGPAINHADTYGSVKAGKAGGPAAPDSDDSGWRTLDLPHDFVVEQPFDPAGNVSHGFKNGAVGWYRKSFDLPAEDLGQRLWVEFDGVFRNCTVWLNGYILGTHESGYTSFHCDITDAANYGGRNVLVVRVDATAFEGWWYEGGGIYRHVWLSKMAPVHVGHWGVFASPALNDDFSIARVDLTTTVVNDGPTDSVATITSTIIAPNGQAVGAATVEQALPAGTSAEVPQAVNVAAPVLWDLTNPALYRVETTVATGGLCDAVSTPFGIRHLRFDPEQGFMLNGRVVKLQGTCNHQDHAGVGIAVPDAVQRYRVQRLQAMGSNAYRCAHNPPAAELLDACDELGMLVMDESRHLSSAPWNMADLESMIRRDRNHPCIIMWSMANEEPAQSTEEGTRIVRSMIARTKRLDPTRPTITAMHGNWGGPFSLAHDLQGCNYSFGNFDEYHQSHPEHPILGSEQSSALTTRGIYQTDAAQGVMSAYDVNAPGWGATAEAAWKPIADRSFMAGTFIWTGFDYRGEPTPYEWPCISSHFGIMDTCGYPKDNFYYYRARWSGEVVLHLLPHWNWPGREGETIPVWAHTNCEEVELFLNGESLGRRKLVPNSHLEWDVPYEPGVLRATGIQGGAEIATATVETTGPAHELRLTPHLPSVAADGEDVCVITCSVHDAEGRVMPVADDHVTFSVSDSATILGVGNGDPTSKEDDRANHRRAFNGLCQVLVQSKREAAATITVTATAPGLLPATLQIEARAVTPRPYVP